The Falco rusticolus isolate bFalRus1 chromosome 14, bFalRus1.pri, whole genome shotgun sequence sequence AAATGATAAGGCTCTGTTATAAAGACCCTCTCAAGATAAGGCTACTAGCTGGGCTGAAGCTCTAACATGGACTCATCCCTACCCCATAACCTCGCAGCCTCTCCCCACCAGATGGTATGTGCCTGTctggctgcagagccctgggtgGCAGAGTTCAATCTGTAAGGCTGGCAGCTGGATGCTATTAGAAAgagttcttttaaaaactgtgtgGCTCCAGGAGTGCTTGTGTGCTGATACAGGAGGCCCCTGGACACAActgaggaggagcaggatgCTGAGCTCTGCATCCCCCGAGGGCTGCGGCAGCAGCCCATGGGTGCTGAGGAGACAGGCAGTTTTCACAGCTTCAGTTCTTCCTTCTGAACCTTTCCACCCAGGCTTGGATGCTGTGGCCGAGTGGCCGAGCCAGCCTCCTGAGGAGTCCACAGTCCTGCTCCTGCATGACCTATGATCCCCTGAGATCTTCTGGAGCTGGCAAGCATCCTGCGTGACCAGCTTGGAGGAAGTCTGTGCAAggtctgctgcagcacagggagcatggcagggagaggagggggaggaaagtAGCTGGTTAGGAAAAGCCTCTGGCTCACAGGAGGTGTTAGATAAGGGAGGTCatacctgaaaaagaaatggagaggtCAGAAAAATAGGACCTGGAGCCACCTGGTTAGCATGGACTTGCTGCAGAGCCAGAATACTGCTCAGGAATAGCAGAAAGTGGGTAAGGGTCTCCATGGGCAGAGAGGGAAGGTCTCCCCTGCCTTGTGTTAGTGCTGGCACCAAGCAATGTCTCCTCCCGGCACGCACACGGGCAGCCTGGGCGCGGGACTGAGTGCTGCTCGCAGGCTGGAGCACAGAGGGACAGCAGAAAGAGcaacaccaaaacccactgGGTGAGCGGAGTGCCGTTCACCGTGCATCCCCCAGTCCCCACCCCTGCGGGGAAGGGCTGTCCATGAGCAGGTAGGAGAGCTGGCACTATTGCTTCCATTTCAACAGGTAACTGGGGCCTCAGCCTCTCTTGgagaggggtctggacagggACAAAGCAAGGAGGTGGCTCAAAGAGATCGCTGCAAACTCAGTGGTGGCAGGTCTGTCCATCTTCGCAGCGGGGAGCCCCGCAGGGTGCAGGATCCCAAGGAGGGGAAGAGGCTGCCTTGCAGCTCGTCTGGGGGAATCTAGTTGGTCCGTACTCTTGGCAGCTCTGATGGTCTCTCCTTGTAGGTGCAAACCCGCCTCCTCATTCTCTGTGCCCAGGGCACACACCAGTCCTAGCAGCGCCGCAGCATAGCTCTTGGCTGTAGGCACTACAGGCGATCAGTGGTCGCAGGGAAGCTGGGATCGGGGCAGGGCTCCGTGGGGCAAAACCTCATCAGAGGAAGCAGGAAGAGGCCAGAGAGGGGGATTTCACTCTAGTACCTCGAGAGTTGGGGAAGGCGCTGCGCAGCTTCTCCATGATGTCTTCCAGGCACACACTGACTTCCTGGGTTTTGGCTTCCACCTCATCTGTAGCGGGAAAGAGGAGAGGGGTTGGGGTGGTGATCAGGCTCTCTGGGCATCCAGCTCGAAGGCCACCATCTCTGCAGGgtgggcacaggcagctccctgcagcattGAACCAAGGGACTGGGGCGAGAGCTCAGCCCAACCCCAACCCTCACCTGCAGCTCTAGTGTCAGGGGTGCTGTGCTCTTTCTCCTTTGCCTGGCTGCCTTCAGACTGATGTGGAGATGAAGCCAAGGAAGAGGCTGCTGACCCGTTGGCATCGGTCTCTGCTGgaggctggagagaggaggaggattgTCATGATCCTCTGTCCTCGTCCTCCCCTGCTTCTGACCATCCCTTTCTGCCACTGCCCCAGCTCTGTTACGGCAAAGCCCACCCCAAGGATCCTCGCTATGGGAAGAATACCTGCAACAGCAGCTCCCTCAGTCGGTGCAGCTGGGACTCCAGCTGCTTGTTGTGGTCCTCCAGGATCTGCATGCGGGTCTCCAGGCGGCTCTTGTGCTGCCGAAGGATTCGTGCCTCTGCCAGGAGCTCATCATTACGTGGGTCTTGCACTGATTCAGGAGAGCCTGTAGCCAAGGTTGGAGACTCTACCGCCTCATCATGCTGCCATTTCAAACGCCTCAGCTCTCCCTGGAGGATCCTGCAAGATAGCCTAGGTCAGCATCACCACTCTCCTTTCTAGAGACTGCTGGAAACACCCGACAGCTGCATACTGGGGATGGCCCATGACTCAGAGACAAAACACCCCTGGAGGCTTTGCCACGTGTGAAGCTTGAGGACCAGCACACTCCTGGACTTTGTCCCTGCACGGCAGGGtggcctgcctgcagccctaGGTGACTACAGAGACATGCAACTGCTCCCTAAGAGGCTGAGAACCTAAGGGCAGGGAAAGCATGTCCTCCTGAGCTGATCTGCCTTGCCTAGAGCCTCACCTCACGTGGTCCAGGGCAGCACCACCACTGTTTGCAGGGGCTCAGCGACAAGGGAGACAGTAGTGCCCTGGGGTCACTTCAGCCAGTTTGGGGTTCAGGAGGGGAACAGGTTCTGGTGACAGGGGCAGAAACATTTAGGGAACAGAGTCTTCTCCCTTCCTCAGACAGCACACCCTCACTGAGTGCTCCCATGAAGGTTTTAGGGCTCCAGTGTAGACACCCTCTAAACAAGCCCACCCAGCTTCTCCAgtccccacctccagccccagcagctaCCCCTGGCTCCACTCTGATGTCTACCAGGCTTCTCCAGTCCCTTCCCCTTAGGCTATAAAGCCCACTTTCAGAGCTGCCCATGCTCCTACCTGTTTTCATCCTCTAAGTGGGCCAGGATTCGCTCCAGCTCTCCCTTGTCATCCATGTTGAGGCTTCCTGGAACCTGCTGGCTGCCCCCAGGCTCTCTGTCGGTGATGGGGCTGGAATGGCGCAGCAGGTACTGGTCCTCATCCCTGTGGCAGCAGGTGGAGAAACACCTTAGTAAGGAACATCAGTCTCACGGGAGTTGCATGCCCTTGGGGAAGGACAGTTTGGAGGAAGGTGATTTCATATGGGAACTTTTTTTGGCTGCTCCAGCTCTAGAGCTCAGAGCTCAGACTCaaagaagctgggaaggaaaacatttctgtgccCTGCCTAGGCAGCGATGGAGCCACAGAAGCCCTGACTCCGCAGGAagcaaggagaagggaaagggggcAGAACTCACAGGCTATCGTCAGGGGACAGGCTGTCACTGAAGAAGGAACAATTCTGGCTTTCCATCTCTGCAagcctggaggaaagagaaacaggTTTGAGATATGGTCAGAGACAGCCTGAATGTCTCTCCGTGCACCCTACTTACAGCAGCCCCCACAAGACCCCTCTCTGACAGGGCTCCCAGCTGGCCTGCACCAGTCTGCCCCTCTTTACAGGCTCTAGagagttttgcctttttataaaacaaagacactgctgctctggggtgACAGTCTCTGGAATAAAAGAGCTGCTGCCATGCAGCTGGCTCAGCCTCCCCTCgcataagcaaagcaaaggggTGAAAGGATACCAGCTCCAGGCTAGGGTCTGAGCTACAGGCTCCCCGTGCTCCTCaggtccctgctctgcctggacCCGTGGCGAGGGGAGAGGCATTACAAACCACAGTGCAGCAGCAATGGCAAGCGTGCAAACGGCACTGGTGAGCACACAAGCAGAGCAAGACACTGAGGGATCTGCCTGGTGACAATCCAACCAGCAGCTCAAactgggaagagcaggaaggTACATGAAGGCCGCTTCATCACTAGGAAGCTGTCCTGGtctcagctgggatagagttaatatTCTTCTTATAGCTGGTGCAATGCTGcggtttggatttggtgtgagaaccaTGTTggtagcacactgatggttttagttgttgctacATAAGGTTTAaactaagtcaaggacttttcagtttctcaggccctgccagcgagagggctggagcggCACagaaaactgggaggggacacagccaggacagctgacctgaactggccacAGGGATATTCCGTACCGCAGAAagtcatgctcagtatatgaactggggggagctggctgtggcCTGTCAGTTGCTGCTCGGGTACTGGCTGGGCATCCGTCAGTGGGAGatgagcaactgtattgtgcatcacttgttctttctcccctccctttgggttttgttcttctccccttctccctccttttcatgataattgttattattaatactATTGGTTTGGTGGGATTTCTCCTATTTtaactattaaattgttcttatctcaaccttcaagttttacattcttttccaaTTCTTCTCATCTTGGAGGGGGCAGGGAGTGAGTGAacggctgcgtggtacttagtttctggctgggggttaaaccatgacagacgTCTGCTGTCAAATGAATGGTGTCTGCTACCAACTTGTGTGGCATCAGCCGTGGCCCAGGCAGGTTTGCCTGGCgctgcagctgcctcttcccaACGGCAGAGCCAGGCAGTATGCTGGGAAGCGTGgaggggggtgcaggcagcaggagctcacCGTACATCTGCCCCAAAACCCCTCCACACCCATCGGAGTTATGCTCCATGCCCTGGTGTGACAGTGGTGCCCAGTGGTGATACCTGCTGGCAAAGTGCTCGATCCGGGAGTGGGTATCGGCATGTGGTAACATCGGGGAGGAGGCTGGTCTGGAAGAGATGCACAGTGGTCAGCAAGGCTTGGCTGTCCTCACTCAGAGTTAGGAGCTAGAAAAGGCTGCCCTGGTCTCACCTGGGCTGAGAAGAGCCAGGGACAGGCTGGAAAGGGAGGCTGAAATATCTGCTTCTCCAAGAACTAGGTGCCATATCACCCCCAAAGCAAGTGCCCCATTCAGCCCTCCCACAGGAGCCCTGTCTCACAGCTGAGATGCCGCTTCCATCTGTGGAGCCCACGTATCAGGCAGGGTTGAAAGACACAGCCAACTCACGTCTCTGAGAAGTCAGCCTCCAGTATGGACTGGACGGGCAGGTAACCTCTCTGTGGGTGCTTGCTGAAGTACTGCTTGGACCGAAACTTGTTCTTCAGTGTTGTGGCAAAGTCTCTCATGTTCTCGCTGGATGTGGTCTGCAGAGACACAAACATTACCAAGGTGTTGCTTAATGAAAAGGGGGGATCACAGGGCAGCATCCGCAGGAAAGAGGTCTCTTCAGTCTGGGCACAAGCTCCACAGAGGAGGCAGACACAAGTGAGGAAGCAAGGAGGGCACGGCAGCTCTGTCAGCCTGGCACGGGGCCTGGCACAAGCCAAGCTGGGCACTGGTGCATGCCATGCATCCCGCTCTCCCTGAGCCCCAAACCAGCAGGGACACAGGCAACTCCCAGCATGCGGACGGGAACAAAACCATACAAGGGATCTACTTCTGGGGCTGCACCAGCCTAAacactgccaggctgctggtttCAACAGGGACCTGCTCTGAGTCAAGgccctcccagcccagcccagccccataCCGGGGTGTAGTACTCCATAATGGGGTAGTGCAGCTTGTTGCCCTTGCTGGCTCGCCCGGTGAGGAAGCAAGTCTGGCAGATATCCACATTGAACTGCTTCAGACTCCGATACCTGGAGAGGTCGAGAGGCCATAGGGAGGCAGAGTCAGCAAAACCACATCATTTTGGAGCCCAAGAATTGCTCAGCAGGGGACAGAGGTGGTCTGTGTTGCTCTTGCACCCCAGTGAACCCACAGTGTTGATAGCTGAAGCCCCCAGAAAAGcatcctgctccttcccctttgCTGGCACCGGGTCCGACCTGCccaaaacactgctgctgcagagctctaGGTTCCCccaacagcacagagcaaatTCAGCTCTCTCCTGCAGGTCATCATGCACTTTGCCTGGGGGCCAAGGTCTCATATCACAATGCCTACCTGAAGCCCTTGATGGGGCACTGCCGGCAAACAGAGCACTTGGTCTGGTGCTTCACCTGCTCAGCCATGGTCACCCggtgcagcacagccagccacaCCATGGACTGCGGCTCCAGGTTGGCCCACTCAAGGAACTGGGACACCTCGATGGTGGGCTTCCCGTTgctctggggaggggagaggaagcagctgctcagggctgggatCCAGCTGTGATGGGGTGCAAGCTCCTCACCACCTCTGGGAGCCTCTCCCCAGCAcggctgctgcagaggggatAGCACGGGCCACAGCACCCTACTCACAAAGCGGAAGCAGCTGCGGATGCTGGGCTCCACATTGCTGCCCCCAAACGCTgccacctctcccagctggcGTGGGACCTGGATGGCCTCGTGGAGCAGGACGCCAAGGTGCCGCTGGTCACAGAATCCCCCAGCATTTGCCACTTGGCTGAAGAGATCTGCCAGCAGGACAGACACACAGCCCCATTAGAGACACAGCTGATGCCCCAGCACACCAGGCAGGACGCAGGCACGTGTGGATCAGACTGGGGGCCCCACCACCTGTCTCCAGCAGGGAGCtcaaaaaagagggaaaaactgAGCTATGGTTAAGTAACCTTTACCAGTATCCTTCCAGCTCCCAATAACCAGGAGTTTAGAGTCTTCTTGAGGCAGAGGTTACATATTATCACTTCTTTAGCAGCCACAGCTGGTCTGTCCGCTATCAATCTGCCCATACCCTTTTTTTAACCCTTGGGGTGCTTCCTGTGCTATCCCCTCCACAGTATCCCACAGCAAAGACTACCATGGTTAAAACACAGTGAGGAATGGGGCTTCCTTTAATTTGCCTGAAACCTACTTCCCAGGCTTGCACCtccaggttttttctttctgggaagCACTGGATAACTGTTGCCTCTTTGCCTTCTCTGCGCTGTTCCTTACAGTGAGTGCCATGCAAGCAAGATCACCGCAGCACCAGTCAGTCTACCAAAAAGCCCCCTAATTTAGGCAGCGTAGGCCTGGGGAGGGAatgggggggaggaagggaggggtggCAACGTAAGCAGATTAGTCACTGCaagaaagctgtttctctgctcttcctggGAAGAGAAGGGctaagcaaggaaagaaaagcactcCTGCTTTCCCCAGGTTACTCTACACCAGGCCCTGGGGGAGGGAGACGGGGGACTCACACTGAAACTTCTCCTTGACTTCTGTCCCACACAGACATGCAATACCCGTCTTGAAGGAGAGAGCCCTCATCTTCCCACTGCGGCCACTGCAAGGCAAGATATTGCACAGGTTTGCAAATGTTTTGGAGGCTTTTTTATGCAGGGGATCAGCAAGGCAAGCCCATGCCAGGCAGCCCCCTCGCTAGTGGCCAGGACCTTtttgcagcactgccagctggaAGAACACCACAGAGGTTTCCTTCCAAGCACAGCAGCCCTACAGCTCAGGAGGACACCTAGGGACCGGTACCTGTCGAAGACATTCAGCAGCCAGTTGAGACTCATGTCCACACAGAGTGGCACGTTCACCAGGATGCCccgctgctcctccagcctctcGTAGAGGGTGGTCAGGCAGTGGATGACCTCCACCACGTCCATTGCGCGGTCACTGGGCTGCAGGTCGTGCTCATTGAAGATTTCCAAGGCTGTGGCCAGGGTCACCATGTCCACTGCACAGAAAGCACAGGCGGAGCGATCAGAGGCAAAGAGGAACATGGGAGAGGTAAGAACTAAGAAGAGGGAGATGcagccctgccttgccttggAGCTGTctcagccccactgcagcagggaagatgctggcagggtgggcagagctCCCAGAATTGCTCTCCCACCTGCAAACCCCTCCAAAAACACCCACATCACCTATAAAGTCAATTTGAGCCACTTCTGTGTGGTGGTCTGTGTGACCTTCCTTCCCTGTTGCTGCGGCCAGCCATGGCCAGGAAAATGCTGCCCGTGAAAGGCTCTGTGTGGAGCCACCGGTGCCCAGAGCCAGCCTCCGCACATGCCATGTCCCTGcggggctggcacagggaggTGAGGGGGCACAGAGCCACACAGACCCCACGAGCAGTTACCCTGAGGTGGAGCAGTCCTGTCTGCAGCTCTGACCTGCAGCAGGTGCCAAGGCACAAACCTGAAATGGGGTGAGGACGGGGTGGGCTGCCCTGGTTACCCTGCATTCAGATTGCTATGGCTGCAGGTTGTACGTGCTACCATGTTTAGCAGCCAgcaatctttcttttccttaaagtCTTTCCACTTCTGAGATCATTTATGTTCTCAGTGCTCAGGGGATCATGTGCCATTTCCACACTGTAACTTCACCCTGTGGAAAAGTCCTCCCTTCTCCTGTCAAAGCTGCTGACAGGCGCACTGGGGATCCCCAGTTCACACACTGGTACCACATCACTCCTGCTCGCCCTCATGCCCACACTGCCCATGACTGTGTATGGCTCTGACACGTTCCACACTGCTTCTTTCCTACGTGGCCACTCACTTCTGCAAACCTCTCATCGTGGGGAAGCTGTCTTGGCAGCCTCTTGCCCTTCTCAAGTATGTCTTGAATAAGAAGCACTTATTCATGTTCTTCCACATCATTTCTGGGCTGGAAAGAAGGTGTCAGCACAGCGTATGAGATGCAGGAGACAAGCAACCAAGAatgcacaggcagcacaggggagggctctgctttgctctctgccCTCTTCCTCACTATGCTGCTGCATAGACGTCTTTGCAGGGTGGCAGAAGCTAACTGCTGCTTTACCCCAGTTGCACCATGTCCCTGGGTATGGGACAGCCTGGTCACCACAGTGTCATGAAACTACCCCGCAGCCAGGGTTCAACTCCCCCAAACACCAAACCTCCTCTCAGCCTCTCGTTGCCTCTTCCAGGTTTTCACAAGACATCAGGGAGCACAGGTCCACCTGGGACCCCACTGCTGCCTGGTGTATCTCCTCCCAGTTGGGAACAATTAATTCAGGAGGGAGTTTTCCCTCATCCTGCCGCTGTTTAATTTTGACAGAGCCTTAGGCAAGAGGCCTTGCCAAAAACCCTCCAGCAGCCAAGGATGCCCTGTCTATTAGCTTCCCACCTGCCTGCTCACTGATTCCCTCAGAAACTCTTCAGCAGTTTCCGAGGAGCAGCCACC is a genomic window containing:
- the DRP2 gene encoding dystrophin-related protein 2 isoform X2; protein product: MQPLVMQEWPYVLPRCPEWHVTDQAQHSSTAHPLSQVEALQDGAGPSCVTPRALSGAAGPQAPLEMNLCWNEIKKKSHSLRARLEAFSDHSGKLQVPLQEIIDWLGQKDEELSAQLPLRGDILLVQQEKEMHAAFMEEVKSRGPYIYSVLESAQAFLSQHPFEELEEPTSESKDVSPRHRIQNISRFVWKQANVASELWEKLTARCVDQHRHIERTLEQLLEIKGAMEELSTTLDEAESVRETWEPIGDLFIDSLPEHIQSTKLFKEELSPMKDGVKVVNDLAHQLAISDVHLSMENSRTLEQINTRWKQLQASINERLKQLQDAHRDFGPGSQHFLSSSVQVPWERAISPNKVPYYINHQAQTTCWDHPKMTELYQTLADLNNIKFSAYRTAMKLRRVQKALRLDMVTLATALEIFNEHDLQPSDRAMDVVEVIHCLTTLYERLEEQRGILVNVPLCVDMSLNWLLNVFDSGRSGKMRALSFKTGIACLCGTEVKEKFQYLFSQVANAGGFCDQRHLGVLLHEAIQVPRQLGEVAAFGGSNVEPSIRSCFRFSNGKPTIEVSQFLEWANLEPQSMVWLAVLHRVTMAEQVKHQTKCSVCRQCPIKGFRYRSLKQFNVDICQTCFLTGRASKGNKLHYPIMEYYTPTTSSENMRDFATTLKNKFRSKQYFSKHPQRGYLPVQSILEADFSETPASSPMLPHADTHSRIEHFASRLAEMESQNCSFFSDSLSPDDSLDEDQYLLRHSSPITDREPGGSQQVPGSLNMDDKGELERILAHLEDENRILQGELRRLKWQHDEAVESPTLATGSPESVQDPRNDELLAEARILRQHKSRLETRMQILEDHNKQLESQLHRLRELLLQPPAETDANGSAASSLASSPHQSEGSQAKEKEHSTPDTRAADEVEAKTQEVSVCLEDIMEKLRSAFPNSRGMTSLI
- the DRP2 gene encoding dystrophin-related protein 2 isoform X1, coding for MQPLVMQEWPYVLPRCPEWHVTDQAQHSSTAHPLSQVEALQDGAGPSCVTPRALSGAAGPQAPLEMNLCWNEIKKKSHSLRARLEAFSDHSGKLQVPLQEIIDWLGQKDEELSAQLPLRGDILLVQQEKEMHAAFMEEVKSRGPYIYSVLESAQAFLSQHPFEELEEPTSESKDVSPRHRIQNISRFVWKQANVASELWEKLTARCVDQHRHIERTLEQLLEIKGAMEELSTTLDEAESVRETWEPIGDLFIDSLPEHIQSTKLFKEELSPMKDGVKVVNDLAHQLAISDVHLSMENSRTLEQINTRWKQLQASINERLKQLQDAHRDFGPGSQHFLSSSVQVPWERAISPNKVPYYINHQAQTTCWDHPKMTELYQTLADLNNIKFSAYRTAMKLRRVQKALRLDMVTLATALEIFNEHDLQPSDRAMDVVEVIHCLTTLYERLEEQRGILVNVPLCVDMSLNWLLNVFDSGRSGKMRALSFKTGIACLCGTEVKEKFQYLFSQVANAGGFCDQRHLGVLLHEAIQVPRQLGEVAAFGGSNVEPSIRSCFRFSNGKPTIEVSQFLEWANLEPQSMVWLAVLHRVTMAEQVKHQTKCSVCRQCPIKGFRYRSLKQFNVDICQTCFLTGRASKGNKLHYPIMEYYTPTTSSENMRDFATTLKNKFRSKQYFSKHPQRGYLPVQSILEADFSETPASSPMLPHADTHSRIEHFASRLAEMESQNCSFFSDSLSPDDSLDEDQYLLRHSSPITDREPGGSQQVPGSLNMDDKGELERILAHLEDENRILQGELRRLKWQHDEAVESPTLATGSPESVQDPRNDELLAEARILRQHKSRLETRMQILEDHNKQLESQLHRLRELLLQPPAETDANGSAASSLASSPHQSEGSQAKEKEHSTPDTRAADEVEAKTQEVSVCLEDIMEKLRSAFPNSRGTRVKSPSLASSCFL
- the DRP2 gene encoding dystrophin-related protein 2 isoform X3, which gives rise to MNLCWNEIKKKSHSLRARLEAFSDHSGKLQVPLQEIIDWLGQKDEELSAQLPLRGDILLVQQEKEMHAAFMEEVKSRGPYIYSVLESAQAFLSQHPFEELEEPTSESKDVSPRHRIQNISRFVWKQANVASELWEKLTARCVDQHRHIERTLEQLLEIKGAMEELSTTLDEAESVRETWEPIGDLFIDSLPEHIQSTKLFKEELSPMKDGVKVVNDLAHQLAISDVHLSMENSRTLEQINTRWKQLQASINERLKQLQDAHRDFGPGSQHFLSSSVQVPWERAISPNKVPYYINHQAQTTCWDHPKMTELYQTLADLNNIKFSAYRTAMKLRRVQKALRLDMVTLATALEIFNEHDLQPSDRAMDVVEVIHCLTTLYERLEEQRGILVNVPLCVDMSLNWLLNVFDSGRSGKMRALSFKTGIACLCGTEVKEKFQYLFSQVANAGGFCDQRHLGVLLHEAIQVPRQLGEVAAFGGSNVEPSIRSCFRFSNGKPTIEVSQFLEWANLEPQSMVWLAVLHRVTMAEQVKHQTKCSVCRQCPIKGFRYRSLKQFNVDICQTCFLTGRASKGNKLHYPIMEYYTPTTSSENMRDFATTLKNKFRSKQYFSKHPQRGYLPVQSILEADFSETPASSPMLPHADTHSRIEHFASRLAEMESQNCSFFSDSLSPDDSLDEDQYLLRHSSPITDREPGGSQQVPGSLNMDDKGELERILAHLEDENRILQGELRRLKWQHDEAVESPTLATGSPESVQDPRNDELLAEARILRQHKSRLETRMQILEDHNKQLESQLHRLRELLLQPPAETDANGSAASSLASSPHQSEGSQAKEKEHSTPDTRAADEVEAKTQEVSVCLEDIMEKLRSAFPNSRGTRVKSPSLASSCFL